The Streptomyces halobius genomic interval CCCCGGGTTCGTTCGCCTGCACCCTGCTCGGCGAGGAGATCCTGGACTGGATGCAGCGGCTGACCTTCCCGGACGAGCGGGTGCAGCCCCTGGTGCGTGGGGTGACCCGTATCCACGTCGTCGAGGAGGCACGGCATGTCCGGTACGCGCGCGAGGAGCTGCGCCGCCAGATGCTCACCGCACCGCGCTGGGAGCGGGAGTTGACCCGTATCAGCTCGGGCGAGGCGGCCCGGGTCTTCTCCCTCGCCTTCGTCAACCCGGAGGTCTACAGCAACGTCGGCCTGGACAAGCGGGAGGCCGTCGCCCAGGTGCGGGCCAGCGGTCACCGCCGTGAGGTGATGCAGAACGGCGCCCGCCGGCTGACCGACTTCCTCGACGAGATCGGCGTACTGCGCGGTGTGGGCCGCAGGTTGTGGCGGAGCTCCGGCCTGCTGGCCTGAACGGGCCGACCCGACCGTGGACCCGGCCGCGAACCGGCAGGCACCCGCCAGGCCGTACGAGCACATGTACGACTCGGAAACCGGGACAGTTACGCTGCTGTTCATGAACGGCAGCGGCACCGCCCCAGCAGTACCCCGTCCCGCCTATCGCAGGATGGGCGTCGAGCAGCGCCGCACCCAACTGCTCGCCGCCGCCCTGGACCTGTTCGCACAGCGCGCGCCCGAGGACGTCTCGCTGGACGACGTCGCGACCGCGGCCGAGGTGTCGCGACCGCTCGTCTACCGCTACTTCCCGGGCGGCAAGCAGCAGTTGTACGAGGCCGCGCTGCGCAGCGCCGCCGACCGTCTCGAAGGCTGCTTCGCGGAGCCCGAGACCGGCCCGCTCACCCAGCGGCTGTCCCACGCCCTGGACCGCTATCTGGCGTTCGTCGACGAGCATGACGCGGGGTTCAGCGCGCTGCTCCAGGGCGGCAGCGTCGTCGAGACCTCCCGTACGTCCGCGATCGTGGACGAGGTGCGGCGCGCCGCCGCGGACCAGATCCTGCGGCACCTGGGGGTGCCGGAGCCGGGCGTACGGCTGCGGATGGCGGTCCGCATGTGGATCACCGCGGTCGAGGGCGCCTCGCTGATCTGGCTCGACGAGGACAAGCAGCCCGCCCTGGACGAGCTGCGCGACTGGCTGGTGGATCATTTCGTCGCGCTGCTGACCGCCACCGCGGCCCGGGACCCGCAGACCGCGCGGGTGACCCGTGCCGCGCTGGGCATGGAGCCCGCCGACGGCCCCGTAGGCGATCTGGCACGCCGGGTGCTGCCCGTCGTGAAGGACGCCGCTCACCTGCTGTGACCTGCGGCTCCACGCCACGCACGGGATATCACCGGGCGACGGCCCACCGCCCCGCCGGACGCCGTCCGGTGTGACACTTGGGGAGTGAGAAGCGAGAACGCCCTCTTCGTCGGCGGGCCCCTGGACGGCCGGGTGCTGCCCGTACTGGTCGGCGCGACCGGCCAGCCGCCGAAGACGTACGAGATCCCGGTGCCGAACGACGACGGGCGGCCGCCGACACTGCATGTCTACCGGCGGGTCCCGGCGCGGGTGGGACGTCTGGGGCTGCCGAGCGGCTGGAAGTACGAGTACGTCCCGGAGGGGAAAGCCCGGTCCGGCCCCAAGTGGCCCTGGAGGAAGACCACTTGAGCGCGGGGCGCACCGGCCTGCCCACAGGCGTACAGTTTGGTCCGGACCATTGACAGTAGTGGTCCAGCCCTGTTGGCTGCCTGGCCGGGGGAACCGCCCTCGCGCCTCCCTGGCAGATCCCACTCCGCAAGGGCGGTTCCCTCTCCCCCCTCGACCCGCGCCCGCCGTCACCCGTGGTGGCGACTCCGTGACGCGTTGTCACGCTTGCGGATGTACCCGACGCCTGCGCAGGCAGAGCAGATGCTCCTGCCCTGTGCGCACGCCCGGTACGTCTGGAACCTGGCCGTCGAGCAGCACTCGCACTGGAAACCCGGCCGGGAAGTCCGCACCCGGGTTCGCGGAGCAGTGCCGCCGGCTCACCGAAGCCCAGCGCGATAACGCATGGCTCGCCGCCGGGAACGCCACGTGCAACAGCAGGCACTGAAGGACTTCGCCAAGGCCAAGAACGCCCGCTTTGCCTCCGGGTTCGGTGAGCCGACCTGGCGCAAGAAGTACCGGCATGAGGGCTTCCGCGTTATCGGCACCGACCGCGTACCCGAGTACGAGCCGGACGGTTCGCCGAAACTGAACCCGAAGACCGGCAAGCAGGTCATGGGCCGGTCGGTCGTGGTACACAAGCTCAACCGGCGGTGGGCACAGGCCAAGGTCCCCGGCCGCGGGTGGGTTCGCCTACGTCTCACCCGCTCCGGGCTGCCCAGCTCGAAGACGTTCCGCATCACCTTCAACCGGGGCATCCTCGCCCAGGGCCGGGGCCAGCTACGCCAGCGGACCGAACACAAGGCCCCCGGCCGGGTCGAGGGCGTCTCCGCCCCCGGCGAACAGCCGGTGCCGGAGGGGTGACAACGGCCACCGTTCGAGCGCCCGTGAACCTCAACCCACTCGGGTTGGAATCCCCCTCTGGCAAGAGGGGGGATGTCAAACCGCGATGACGGACATACCGTCGGCGGGCTTGCCGGTGGCCCGTGGCCGCTTCGGCGACCGATCGAGTGATCCGAATATCGTAAAACACACCCATTAGCCGGAAATGTACG includes:
- a CDS encoding TetR/AcrR family transcriptional regulator, whose translation is MNGSGTAPAVPRPAYRRMGVEQRRTQLLAAALDLFAQRAPEDVSLDDVATAAEVSRPLVYRYFPGGKQQLYEAALRSAADRLEGCFAEPETGPLTQRLSHALDRYLAFVDEHDAGFSALLQGGSVVETSRTSAIVDEVRRAAADQILRHLGVPEPGVRLRMAVRMWITAVEGASLIWLDEDKQPALDELRDWLVDHFVALLTATAARDPQTARVTRAALGMEPADGPVGDLARRVLPVVKDAAHLL
- a CDS encoding helix-turn-helix domain-containing protein, which translates into the protein MYPTPAQAEQMLLPCAHARYVWNLAVEQHSHWKPGREVRTRVRGAVPPAHRSPAR